The following proteins are encoded in a genomic region of Rissa tridactyla isolate bRisTri1 chromosome 5, bRisTri1.patW.cur.20221130, whole genome shotgun sequence:
- the INTS12 gene encoding integrator complex subunit 12, producing MAATVNLELDPIFLKALGFLHSKSKDSAEKLKALLDESLARGTDSSYRPSQKEVEQPKVSVTKPISSKQEPKASSSLPSGNNNGKPTASEKVKKETEKRSADKIKGDTAEGADTPKKPRLEKQEARSSPITVQTSKDLSMPDLSSFEETSADDFAMEMGLACVVCRQMTVTSGNQLVECQECHNLYHQDCHKPQVTDKEVNDPRLVWYCARCTRQMKRMAQKTQKPPQKPAPAVVSVAPAVKDPLVKKPEIKLKPETPPTFLAFKRTEVKTSAATSGNSASTSVSSSATSGLTGWAAFAAKTSSANPSTAKLGSTAQSTSGKPAASSNNQKPVGLSGLATSKTGLGSKIASANNSTSPVQLKPPPPLTLGKTTLSRSVSSDNVSKVGLPSPSSTAPSTSSQVSSGNGNSGTAGNSGGSTSKTTTDTGNQSTSLKGPTSQESQLNAMKRLQMVKKKAAQKKLKK from the exons ATGGCTGCTACAGTGAACTTGGAGCTCGATCCTATTTTTTTGAAAGCCCTGGGCTTCTTGCATTCAAAGAGTAAGGACTCTGCTGAAAAACTGAAAGCGCTTCTTGATGAGTCTTTGGCCAGAGGGACTGACTCAAGCTATCGTCCGTCTCAGAAG gAAGTAGAGCAACCGAAAGTATCTGTTACCAAACCTATTTCCAGTAAGCAAGAGCCTAAAGCTTCTTCTAGTTTGCcttctggcaacaacaatggcaAGCCCACTGCatcagaaaaggtgaaaaaagaaacagaaaagagatcTGCTGATAAA ATAAAAGGGGATACCGCTGAAGGAGCTGATACACCAAAGAAGCCCAGACTAGAGAAGCAAGAGGCTCGTTCCTCTCCTATTACGGTTCAGACAAGCAAGGATTTATCCATGCCTGATTTATCTAGCTTTGAGGAAACCAGTGCTGATGACTTTGCTATGGAAATGGGATTAGCCTGTGTTGTTTGCAG GCAAATGACAGTTACTTCTGGGAATCAGCTAGTGGAGTGTCAGGAGTGCCATAATCTCTACCACCAGGATTGCCATAAACCTCAGGTGACAGACAAGGAAGTGAATGATCCTCGACTTGTATGGTATTGTGCCCGCTGTACCAGGCAGATGAAGAGAATG GCACAGAAGACACAAAAACCACCTCAAAAACCAGCTCCTGCAGTGGTTTCAGTTGCACCAGCTGTGAAAGACCCATTGGTCAAGAAGCCAGAAATAAAGTTAAAACCTGAGACCCCACCAACTTTTCTAGCATTCAAGAGAACAGAAGTCAAG aCCTCAGCAGCAACTTCGGGAAACTCAGCCAGTACAAGTGTTTCCTCTTCAGCAACCAGTGGCCTTACAGGATGGGCTGCTTTTGCAGCCAAAACCTCCTCTGCCAACCCATCAACTGCCAAACTGGGATCAACAGCACAGAGCACCAGTGGGAAACCTGCAGCTTCTTCAAATAACCAGAAACCTGTGGGTTTGTCAGGGTTGGCAACTTCCAAAACAGGACTAGGGTCAAAAATAGCTTCTGCCAACAACAGCACAAGCCCTGTTCAACTGAAACCTCCTCCACCTCTGACACTGGGGAAAACCACTCTTAGCCGTTCGGTAAGCAGTGACAATGTCAGCAAAGTAGGTCTTCCTAGTCCCAGCAGTACTGCGCCGAGCACCAGCAGCCAGGTGAGCAGTGGGAATGGCAACAGTGGGACTGCAGGTAACAGTGGGGGCAGCACAAGCAAAACCACAACAGATACTGGTAATCAGTCAACCTCCCTAAAAGGCCCGACTTCTCAGGAATCTCAGCTCAATGCTATGAAAAGGTTACAAATGGTCAAGAAGAAGGCTGCTCAAAAGAAACTCAAGAAGTAG